In a genomic window of Brucella anthropi ATCC 49188:
- a CDS encoding dipeptidase, giving the protein MATEQKIPVFDGHNDVLLRLWSSHASSPEKRFLEGENVGHIDLPRAQKGGLGGGLCAVYVPSPSRELDTNGNLATPSQTDAMKATLAMSAVLLKIERASEGKVRICKTAADIRDAFANGIFASVYHIEGVEAFSEDLDALYVLHEAGLRTLGPVWSRPNIFAHGIPFRFPASPDIGPGLTDHGKALIRACNELKVMVDLSHMNEKGFWDIAAISDAPLVASHSNAHALCQQSRNLTDKQLDAIRDTGGLVGLNFGVSFLREDGKRDPNTDLSELVRHADYIVNRIGIDHLALGSDFDGTTISSTLRDVGDLQLVIDAFRKHGYDDASIVKLAHANWINVLERTWGA; this is encoded by the coding sequence ATGGCGACAGAACAGAAGATACCCGTTTTCGATGGTCACAACGACGTGCTGTTGCGCCTGTGGTCATCGCATGCTTCCTCGCCTGAAAAGCGTTTTCTTGAAGGAGAAAATGTCGGCCATATCGACCTTCCACGCGCGCAGAAGGGTGGGCTCGGCGGCGGCTTGTGCGCCGTATATGTGCCCTCGCCTTCACGAGAACTCGACACTAATGGCAATCTGGCGACTCCGAGCCAGACGGATGCGATGAAGGCAACGCTCGCCATGTCGGCAGTACTTCTGAAAATCGAACGGGCGTCAGAAGGCAAGGTTCGTATTTGCAAAACTGCAGCCGATATTCGTGATGCCTTTGCCAACGGCATTTTTGCTTCTGTCTATCATATCGAAGGTGTGGAGGCTTTTAGCGAAGACCTTGATGCCCTTTATGTATTGCATGAGGCAGGCCTCAGAACGCTTGGGCCTGTCTGGAGCCGTCCGAATATTTTTGCCCATGGCATCCCGTTCCGGTTTCCGGCGTCGCCTGACATCGGCCCGGGCCTCACCGATCATGGCAAAGCGCTCATTCGCGCCTGCAATGAACTCAAAGTCATGGTCGACCTTTCCCACATGAACGAGAAAGGCTTCTGGGACATAGCGGCAATTTCCGATGCGCCGCTCGTGGCTTCGCATTCAAATGCGCACGCGCTTTGCCAGCAAAGCCGCAACCTGACCGACAAGCAGCTGGATGCCATTCGCGATACTGGCGGTCTCGTCGGGCTTAACTTTGGCGTTTCATTCCTGCGCGAAGATGGAAAACGCGATCCGAATACGGATCTGAGTGAACTCGTTCGCCATGCTGATTACATTGTCAACCGCATCGGGATCGACCATCTGGCTCTGGGTTCCGATTTTGACGGCACCACGATTTCTTCCACGCTTCGCGATGTCGGTGATCTCCAGCTCGTCATAGACGCCTTCCGTAAACACGGCTACGACGATGCTTCCATCGTAAAGCTGGCCCATGCAAACTGGATCAATGTGCTTGAGCGTACCTGGGGTGCTTAA
- a CDS encoding 2-hydroxyacid dehydrogenase, producing the protein MEFEVTNEVLLIEPMMPLIEERLDASYKILRLYKPEDTTAIDAALGTICAVVTGGGTGLSNGWMERLPSLGLIAINGVGTDKVDLAFARDRNVHVSTTPGVLTDDVADTGIALMLAVMRHVVQGDQFVREGKWERREVFPLGVSPKGKRVGVLGLGQIGKSFARRAEAFGMEVHYWNRSPVAGTNWIAHATPAELAQQSDVLAVCVAANPSTANIVNADVLAALGSKGYLINVARGSVVDEDALLAALNNETIAGAGLDVFVNEPTIREDFLSAPNTVLMPHQGSATVETRVGMGELVLANLAAYFSGDVPPTKVN; encoded by the coding sequence ATGGAGTTTGAAGTGACGAACGAAGTTCTGCTTATCGAGCCGATGATGCCGTTGATCGAAGAGCGATTGGATGCATCTTACAAGATTCTTCGTCTATACAAGCCGGAAGACACGACGGCGATTGACGCGGCACTTGGCACCATTTGTGCTGTTGTTACCGGTGGCGGAACGGGGCTTTCCAATGGTTGGATGGAGCGTCTGCCATCGCTCGGCCTCATTGCCATCAACGGCGTTGGGACGGACAAGGTCGATCTTGCTTTTGCGCGGGATCGCAATGTACATGTCAGCACCACACCTGGCGTTTTGACCGATGATGTTGCCGACACAGGCATTGCTCTCATGCTGGCGGTTATGCGCCATGTTGTTCAGGGCGATCAATTCGTGCGGGAAGGCAAATGGGAGCGCCGTGAAGTATTTCCTCTTGGCGTTAGTCCCAAGGGGAAGCGGGTTGGCGTCCTGGGCCTTGGCCAGATCGGAAAGTCGTTTGCACGACGTGCAGAAGCATTCGGCATGGAAGTACACTATTGGAACCGCTCTCCTGTCGCGGGCACAAACTGGATTGCCCATGCAACGCCCGCGGAACTAGCGCAGCAGAGCGACGTACTCGCAGTGTGCGTCGCGGCTAATCCGTCGACGGCGAATATTGTGAACGCGGATGTGCTAGCAGCACTTGGAAGCAAGGGTTATCTAATCAATGTGGCCCGGGGCAGTGTGGTTGACGAAGATGCGCTTCTGGCTGCTTTGAATAACGAAACTATAGCCGGTGCCGGTCTTGATGTTTTCGTCAACGAACCTACGATCAGGGAGGATTTTCTGTCCGCACCAAACACCGTGCTGATGCCGCATCAAGGCAGCGCAACGGTTGAAACACGTGTCGGAATGGGTGAGCTCGTACTCGCCAATCTTGCCGCATATTTTTCCGGCGATGTCCCACCCACCAAAGTAAACTGA
- a CDS encoding amino acid ABC transporter ATP-binding protein, translated as MNQMAQGKANRLPQDASDPAVLMQGVNKWYGTYHALRDIDLNVARGERIVICGPSGSGKSTLIRCINQLETIQKGRIIVDGHDLTAGGKNVDIVRQETGMVFQQFNLFPHMTVLENCTLAPMKVRGVSKVEAEKTARKYLERVRIPEQADKYPAQLSGGQQQRVAIARALCMNPKIMLFDEPTSALDPEMVKEVLDTMIDLAKEGMTMLCVTHEMGFARQVADRVIFMDQGQILEMAEPEEFFGNPKHERTKAFIGQIS; from the coding sequence ATGAACCAGATGGCTCAGGGAAAAGCGAACCGGTTGCCGCAGGATGCTTCAGATCCTGCAGTGCTCATGCAGGGAGTAAACAAGTGGTACGGCACTTATCATGCTCTCAGAGATATTGATCTGAATGTCGCTCGCGGTGAACGCATTGTTATTTGCGGTCCGTCTGGCTCGGGGAAGTCGACCCTCATCCGTTGTATCAATCAGCTGGAGACCATTCAGAAAGGCCGCATCATTGTAGACGGCCACGATCTGACGGCAGGTGGAAAGAATGTAGATATCGTCCGGCAGGAAACGGGCATGGTTTTCCAGCAGTTCAACTTGTTTCCGCATATGACGGTGCTTGAGAATTGCACTTTGGCTCCGATGAAAGTGCGTGGCGTTTCGAAAGTTGAAGCTGAGAAGACAGCGCGCAAATACCTCGAGCGTGTCCGCATTCCTGAACAGGCGGATAAGTATCCGGCCCAGCTATCGGGTGGCCAGCAACAGCGTGTGGCGATTGCCCGTGCGCTATGCATGAATCCCAAGATCATGCTTTTTGATGAGCCGACTTCTGCACTCGATCCTGAAATGGTCAAGGAAGTTCTGGACACCATGATCGATCTCGCCAAGGAAGGCATGACCATGCTCTGCGTTACCCATGAAATGGGTTTCGCGCGGCAGGTGGCAGATCGTGTCATCTTCATGGATCAAGGACAAATTCTTGAAATGGCGGAGCCGGAGGAATTTTTCGGCAATCCGAAGCATGAGCGCACGAAGGCATTTATCGGTCAGATTTCCTGA